One window from the genome of Panicum virgatum strain AP13 unplaced genomic scaffold, P.virgatum_v5 scaffold_3952, whole genome shotgun sequence encodes:
- the LOC120694174 gene encoding uncharacterized protein LOC120694174, which yields MDELGLHFMDIFHKSYCGISPPHWEESDKYGPRTPCAVELSEAGIHFKKSHNDSIHGVDFDNAILSMPLFKLQGSTETILLNLMVFEWLHPDAKRDVRSYISFLDDIIESEEDVALLRSKGIFENLSGSDKKVVEIFSTLTKLSRVPIRGSSLGYVQWKVNAHCKKRWNKWWASFVKTYLSNPWVFISLVAAIILLIATLLQTVYTIMPIYNKG from the coding sequence ATGGACGAACTAGGCCTCCACTTCATGGACATTTTTCACAAAAGCTACTGTGGCATCTCTCCGCCGCATTGGGAAGAATCTGATAAATATGGGCCTCGCACGCCATGTGCAGTTGAATTGAGCGAGGCAGGGATCCACTTCAAGAAGAGCCACAATGACAGCATCCATGGCGTTGACTTTGACAACGCCATCCTGAGTATGCCCCTGTTCAAGCTACAAGGCAGCACTGAGACTATTCTCCTCAACCTGATGGTATTTGAGTGGCTGCACCCTGATGCCAAACGTGACGTGAGGTCCTACATATCCTTTCTGGACGATATCATCGAGTCTGAAGAAGATGTCGCACTTCTAAGATCCAAAGGGATCTTTGAGAATCTATCTGGCAGCGACAAGAAGGTGGTGGAGATTTTCAGCACCCTCACCAAGTTATCACGGGTGCCGATCAGAGGCAGCAGTCTGGGCTACGTGCAATGGAAGGTGAATGCGCACTGCAAGAAGCGCTGGAACAAGTGGTGGGCCAGCTTTGTCAAGACCTACCTGAGCAACCCCTGGGTGTTCATCTCCCTCGTGGCTGCCATCATCTTGCTCATTGCCACCCTACTGCAAACCGTCTATACCATCATGCCGATATACAACAAGGGTTAG